The [Limnothrix rosea] IAM M-220 genome contains the following window.
AGCATGCTCAGCAGCCTTTTCCTTCGCCCAATAGGGATCATATAGCGCCTTTTCCCCCGAACCACCATCACGACTTGTGATCCTGTGATATTTCACACCTGTATTTTTGCGCTGGCCGTTGGGCATAATGTAAGGCTTAATGTACTCATAATCCGCTTCCCAGCCCAAGTCTTTATAAAATTCCCGATAGCAAACATCACCCGGATAACCAACCTTAGAAGACCATACCTGTTGGGACGATTCGTGATCCCGACCGAAAGCCGCCACACCAGTTTCCGTAAAGATCGGCGCATAATTACCATAGCGAGGGCGAGGACGCGCATAGAGAATGCCATGGCCATCCGTCAGAAAATAGCGTAAACCAGCATCAGCTAGCATGCGCTCTAAACCCTCATAATAAGCACATTCCGGCAGCCAAATTCCCTTAGGCGGACGACCAAAATTTTCCTCATAGCTTTCACAGGCAACCTGGAGCTGTGCCCAAACTGCTTGAGGATACATTTTCATTAATGGCAAGTAACCATGGGTGGCACCACAGGTAATAATTTCAAGGTTATTGGTATCTTGAAATTGCTTAAATGCTTTAACAAGGTCACGGTCATAGCGCTCCCAAGTACTCAGGATGGCACTAAATTCTTTGTGGTAGTACTCAGCGAGATACTTGATATGACCATTGTATTTATTATGGACAATTTCCTTTTCTACCAGCTCCATCAATAATGCCATGTGGGCATCATAGCGATCCTGAAGGAGTGGATCTCGAAGCATCGCCACCAACGGCGGTGTCATACTCATGGTGATTTTAAAATCGATCCCGTCGCGCTTTAGACCTTCAAAAACGTGGAGCAAAGGAATATAGGTCTCTGTAATCGCTTCAAATAACCATTCTTCTTCGAGGACAAAATCACTTTCGGGGTGACGGACAAAGGGCAGGTGGGCATGGAGAACAAGGGCAACGTAGCCTAAAGCCATAGTGGTATTCCTTCCTTAAGAATGTCGCTAGGTAACGATTTAGATTGTTTGACTAGACCATTAGCGTCTGTCGGGATCAGGTACTTGGTAAAGTCATTTTAAGATTTTAAAACGATTTGGTTGTTCTCTCGCATCTTGCTAAAGTCTGAGGGAGCGCTTCTCTTGGCTGAAAGTACCTTCGAGAGATTACAATTGTTATTATTCAGTACTGTCTCGCGGGCAATGGGATTAATTTGCCATTTCTTCGGAAATTTTAGTGGGGATACGCTGCTGAATATTTTTTTGATGAGGCTCGTTTATTCTGCGTCGAAAGCCTGTGTCTTCTGAAAAGCATTTTGAAGTTAATGAGTCTCAAGCGGCTTCGGTAGTGCCCCAGCTGCAACTATTGCTATTTACTGATGATCGTATTTCCCATCGTGCTGATATTAAGCAGGTGCAGGATTATCTGGCAACGTTGGGTAATGATTATGATTTTTCGTTAGAGATTGTTGACATTAAGGAGCAGCCCCAGCTGGTGGAGCTGTACCGTTTGGTGGCGACACCGTCTTTGGTTAAAGTTTTTCCAAAACCTATGCAGGTATTTGCTGGTAGTAGTATTTTGCCGGATCTGCAACGGTGGTGGGGACAATGGCAAGATACTTTAGAGGGCTTAAAACAACATTATGGTGAGTTTGGTAGTCTTAATGATCAAGCTGCACGTAAGGAATTGGATGCGGAACGGCGTTCTCATTCGGCGGATGTGATGCGGCTGTCGGATGAAATCTTCCAGTTGCAGCGTGAAAAGGAGGAGTTGGCGAAACAGATAGAGTTTAAGGATCAAATTTTGGCGATGCTTGCCCATGATTTGCGGAGTCCTTTGACGGGAACGTCGATCGCCCTTGAAACGCTCGAAATTATTGCGCAACGTCCGGAAACGGATAAAACGAGTGATTTAAAACAGCAGCTGTACCAACAGGCGAAAAATCAGTTGCAAATTATGAACCGGATGATCACGGAACTTCTAGATGAGTCTCGGCAATTGTCGACAAAGTTGGATATTAAGCCCCGTCGCATGGATTTAAATGATTTGTGTCAGGATGTTTTGCTCCAGATGAATAGTCGTTTTCAGCGTCGGTCGATTAAGCTGACGGTGGATATGCCTTCTGATTTGCCTGAGGTGTATGGTGATGCTGAGTTGTTGCGGCAAGTGCTTGTTAATCTTTTGGATAATGCGATTAAGTACAGTTCGGTCAATGGTGAGGTGAGATTGGTGGGTCTCCACCGGACGCTCCAGAAGGTGCAAATGAGCATTGTTGACCATGGTCATGGTATTCCTGAGGATGAGCAGGAAAAGATTTTTGAGGGGCATTTTCGTCTCAAGCGTGACTCTATGAAGGAGGGGTATGGTCTGGGTTTAGCGGTTTGTCGCCGGATTATTCAGGCTCATCATGGCCGTATTTGGGTGGATAGTACGCTAGGTCAGGGGAGTGAATTTCACTTTACGTTGCCGGTGTGTGTGGATCGTCCGGGCAAATAATTTGTTGGATTTGGCTGCAATATTGCAGGATTTTCTGGAGGCGATCGCCGGCTATTTTTTGTTTGGCCGCTTGGGTTTGGGCTGAACGACTGCTGCCTAGAAACATCAAATCCATGCTAAGCAATCTTAATTCACGGTGGATCTCTGTGTGGAGCGATCGCCATTGGGAAAAGATGGTGGGGGCGAGGTTTTCTCCTGTTGATGTTGCTAATTGGGTTTGCCAGCATCGTGCTAATTCTTGACCCATGGCGATCGCCTGACTGGCATTAATCTCTCCTTGTCCTAAGCGTAAAGCCAGTTGCTGTAAGTAATTTTGCAAATGAGTATAGGACTGGATTAGTAAAGTGGTAGACATAAACTCTCGTATCGCTTCGATCCCCTCAGAACTCTGCCTTGATCGACTAAACATCGATAAACATAACAAAAAGGTGCGTCAGTCGACTAACACACCCTGTCATCGCGATCGCTTTGATCGTTTAAACTTGATTGTCTGCACCGAGAACGCTGGTCTAATCTAACCTAAGTATTTGCTTAAGAATGTTTACAAATACGACGCGGCGAACCGGAGAGTGAAAGATCGGGAGATGTTTTTATGCAAATAATCCTAGGTGTCAAAGAATGCGAATGGTCATTGATTCTCCATGTCTCTTGCTCTCTGTATCTTTCTTTCTATAAAGAATTTCGGCTAAATTTTTATCCATAATTAACGTTAACTTAATTCTGGCGACCAACAGGAACCTGATGTACAAAGTTGGGAATTCATTGATGTCGGAGCAGGTGCGTCTTTTTTGGGGGCGATCGCCTGAAAAATGCCCCAACCGATTAATGCGGCGATCGCCACACCGCCGACAATGCCCGCAACTTTTAACATGGGGTTTGGAGTCGGCTCATCTTCAAAATCATCATCCTCATCGTGGGCATAACGATGGAAGAGATAATCAAGGGCATAATTTCGCAATTCTACGTATTTGGGACTATCCGTCATCTCGTTACGATTGCGGGGGCGCTCAAAGGGCACTTCCATAATTTCGCCAATTTTTGCACTGGGGCCATTGGTCATCATCACAATGCGATCAGCGAGGAATAATGCCTCATCGATGTCATGGGTAATCATCAAAACGGTGATTTTATTGGCGCGCCAAATCTCTAACAATTCGTCTTGTAATTCTTCTTTGGTGATGGCATCCAATGCCCCAAAAGGTTCATCGAGAATCAGCACTTCGGGGTGAATGGAGAGGGCGCGGGCGATCGCCACCCGTTGCTTCATACCACCGGAAATTTGGTGGGGCTTTTTATTGCCGGCCTCCGTTAAACCCACCATTTCCATATATTTCTGAATAGTGGCTTCCCGTTCTGACTTCGGCTGATCTTTGCAGACCGTATTCACGGCTAGGGCAACGTTGTCATGGGCATTTTTCCAGGGCAACAAACAATAATTTTGAAACACCATCATCCGGTCGGGTCCCGGTGTCGTAATCGGGTTGCCGTGGAGCGTTACTGTGCCAGAGGTCGGCTGATTAAAGCCGGAGACCATATTCAGCATCGTGGATTTACCACAACCGGAGTGACCAATGATGCAGATGAACTCACCTTCATTAACGGTTAGATTGACACCGTCTAAAACGGTCAGGGGACCTTTTTTGGTGGGGTAAACCTTGGTGATATCTTTGAGTTCCAGAAAAGCAGTCGTTGTCTTTTGATCGAGGGACGTTTCGGGTGCAGTCATCATAATTGTTCACGGGTGGGCGAATGGACTAAATTAGGAAAATTTCGATTCCGATAAATTTTGGGTCAAGTGTTAGACATTAGCGATGGTTTCCTGAAGTTGAATCTCACTGACAGTAAGTTCGCGGTGAATACTAAACCGTTTGATGTAGCTAACGGGATCATTGGGGGTAAAAACCATGCCATCCATCAGCTTAAAAGTTTGGCGATCGCCTTCAATGTCCGGCCAACCCAATTGACGGCAAGCCTCCCCAAAGAGATCGGGGCGACGCACCCGCTCGGTAATTTCGAGCCAATTTTTCGGGAATGGCATATAGCCCCACCGCGCCAATTGGGTCAAAATCCAGAGCCCTTCACCCCGTGCGGGACAATTAGCCTGCTCATTGTGAAACTGGTGGAAACGGGGCAACATCGCCGGGGTCTGACCATCACCATAATCAAAAACATCGGCAAAACCAGCCTGAGAAAACGCCGGGTCAATGCTCAGGATCGAGCTACCCAATATTTTTGTAATTTCGGTGCGATTACGGCGATCGTCGCAATATTCACAGGCTTCTAGTAACGCTTTGACTAGGGCAATGTGGGTCTTGGGATTTTTGGCAACCCAATCTTCCCGTGCCCCCAAGACCTTCTCTGGATGACCAGCCCAAATATCGAGATCTGTGGCAATCACATATCCTAAACCGGCTGCCACCGCTTGGGAATTCCAAGGATCGCCAACGCAGAACCCATCGATCGCCCCGGAACGCAGATTGTCCACCATTTCTTCTGGGGATAGGATCGTGAGGGTGACATCTTGGTCGGGGTCAATGCCACCGGATGCCAACCAGTAACGGAGGAGTAAATTCTCCATGGAGGCGGGATACACAACGCCAAAAGTGAGGATACGATCCGGCGTATTTTGCAGATGTTCTTTCAGATCCTGCGGTGTTTTGATTCCTGCGTCTAGAAATTCTTTGCTCAGGGTAATGGCGTTACCGTTACGGCTGAGAACCATTGCACTCACCATGGGAATGGAGGCTTTATTATGCAACCCGACGGTCAGGGCAATGGGCATGCCTGCCACCATCTGGGCTGCGTCGAGTTCTCCGGTCGTCACGCCATCGGCGATCGCCTGCCAACTAGATTCTTTAACGAGGTTGACCTTTTCTAAACCATGCTTTTTAAACAGACCCAATTCCTGAGCCACGATAAAGGGCGCACTATCATTCAGCGGCAATAGACCCACATTGATCGTCGCCTTTTCCGGTTGATTCACCACTTCCGGCCCATGGCTAATCTGCCCGACCCCCTTTCTCACCCGTTTCTGCTGGTTGAGGAAGTACACAATTTCATGGCGCAGATTGTAATATTCAGGATGATTGACCACCTCTAAACGTTCGCGGGGATGATCAATCGGCACTTCAAGGATGCGACCAATGTGGGCTTCTGGTCCCGTCGTGAGCATGACCACCCGATCCGAGAGTAATAGGGCTTCATCCACATCATGGGTGACCATCACACAGGTAATGTGCTTTTCTTGGACGATTTCTAGCAATTTTTCCTGAAGATTCCCCCTTGTCAGCGCGTCTAACGCCCCAAAGGGTTCATCTAACAACAATACTTTCGGTTGAATGGCTAAAGCGCGGGCGATCGCCACCCGTTGCTTCATTCCCCCAGACAGTTCCCCCGGTCGCCGATTCGCTGCCCGCTTGAGACCCACCAATTCAATATGCTCATCAACAACCTGCTGACGTTCCCCCTTCGGCAGATGCTCGAGGACACGATTTACCGCCAGACCAATATTTTGGCGCACCGTTAACCAAGGCAACAGCGAATAATTTTGAAACACCACCATCCGATCCGGCCCCGGCCCATCCACCTCCTTACCTTCCACGACCACCCCACCAAAAGTCGGGCGATCCAAACCAGAGATCATATTGAGGAGCGTCGATTTACCACAGCCAGAGTGACCGATTAACGAGATAAACTCTCCCTTTTTGATTTTTAGTTCAATATTTTTCAGCGCAATATAGCGATCGCCACCGGGGAGCGGAAAAATTTTATCAACGTGGTCAACTTCAATAAAATTCAAAAATTTACTCGACATAATTCAATCACCAATGAGTAGAACGGATGGACGTGGTAATAAAATAGTTAACCTAATGAACA
Protein-coding sequences here:
- a CDS encoding glycoside hydrolase family 57 protein, which produces MALGYVALVLHAHLPFVRHPESDFVLEEEWLFEAITETYIPLLHVFEGLKRDGIDFKITMSMTPPLVAMLRDPLLQDRYDAHMALLMELVEKEIVHNKYNGHIKYLAEYYHKEFSAILSTWERYDRDLVKAFKQFQDTNNLEIITCGATHGYLPLMKMYPQAVWAQLQVACESYEENFGRPPKGIWLPECAYYEGLERMLADAGLRYFLTDGHGILYARPRPRYGNYAPIFTETGVAAFGRDHESSQQVWSSKVGYPGDVCYREFYKDLGWEADYEYIKPYIMPNGQRKNTGVKYHRITSRDGGSGEKALYDPYWAKEKAAEHAGNFMYNRQNQVGRLNKMMGRHPLVVSPYDAELFGHWWYEGPWFIDYFFRKSWYDQDIYDLTHLADYLRMEPTQQVAVPSQSSWGYKGFHEYWLNHTNAWVYPYLHKAAERMIELSTREPEDELEERALNQAARELLLAQSSDWAFIMRTGTMVPYAERRTKSHVLRLEKIYEDVKIGKIDSGWLEKVEKMDNIFPNIDYRVYRPL
- a CDS encoding histidine kinase — translated: MSSEKHFEVNESQAASVVPQLQLLLFTDDRISHRADIKQVQDYLATLGNDYDFSLEIVDIKEQPQLVELYRLVATPSLVKVFPKPMQVFAGSSILPDLQRWWGQWQDTLEGLKQHYGEFGSLNDQAARKELDAERRSHSADVMRLSDEIFQLQREKEELAKQIEFKDQILAMLAHDLRSPLTGTSIALETLEIIAQRPETDKTSDLKQQLYQQAKNQLQIMNRMITELLDESRQLSTKLDIKPRRMDLNDLCQDVLLQMNSRFQRRSIKLTVDMPSDLPEVYGDAELLRQVLVNLLDNAIKYSSVNGEVRLVGLHRTLQKVQMSIVDHGHGIPEDEQEKIFEGHFRLKRDSMKEGYGLGLAVCRRIIQAHHGRIWVDSTLGQGSEFHFTLPVCVDRPGK
- the patD gene encoding heterocyst frequency control protein PatD, coding for MSTTLLIQSYTHLQNYLQQLALRLGQGEINASQAIAMGQELARCWQTQLATSTGENLAPTIFSQWRSLHTEIHRELRLLSMDLMFLGSSRSAQTQAAKQKIAGDRLQKILQYCSQIQQIICPDDPHTPAT
- a CDS encoding ABC transporter ATP-binding protein; translation: MMTAPETSLDQKTTTAFLELKDITKVYPTKKGPLTVLDGVNLTVNEGEFICIIGHSGCGKSTMLNMVSGFNQPTSGTVTLHGNPITTPGPDRMMVFQNYCLLPWKNAHDNVALAVNTVCKDQPKSEREATIQKYMEMVGLTEAGNKKPHQISGGMKQRVAIARALSIHPEVLILDEPFGALDAITKEELQDELLEIWRANKITVLMITHDIDEALFLADRIVMMTNGPSAKIGEIMEVPFERPRNRNEMTDSPKYVELRNYALDYLFHRYAHDEDDDFEDEPTPNPMLKVAGIVGGVAIAALIGWGIFQAIAPKKDAPAPTSMNSQLCTSGSCWSPELS
- a CDS encoding nitrate ABC transporter ATP-binding protein (This model describes the ATP binding subunits of ATP-binding cassette (ABC) transporters for nitrate transport, or for bicarbonate transport, in bacteria and archaea.) translates to MSSKFLNFIEVDHVDKIFPLPGGDRYIALKNIELKIKKGEFISLIGHSGCGKSTLLNMISGLDRPTFGGVVVEGKEVDGPGPDRMVVFQNYSLLPWLTVRQNIGLAVNRVLEHLPKGERQQVVDEHIELVGLKRAANRRPGELSGGMKQRVAIARALAIQPKVLLLDEPFGALDALTRGNLQEKLLEIVQEKHITCVMVTHDVDEALLLSDRVVMLTTGPEAHIGRILEVPIDHPRERLEVVNHPEYYNLRHEIVYFLNQQKRVRKGVGQISHGPEVVNQPEKATINVGLLPLNDSAPFIVAQELGLFKKHGLEKVNLVKESSWQAIADGVTTGELDAAQMVAGMPIALTVGLHNKASIPMVSAMVLSRNGNAITLSKEFLDAGIKTPQDLKEHLQNTPDRILTFGVVYPASMENLLLRYWLASGGIDPDQDVTLTILSPEEMVDNLRSGAIDGFCVGDPWNSQAVAAGLGYVIATDLDIWAGHPEKVLGAREDWVAKNPKTHIALVKALLEACEYCDDRRNRTEITKILGSSILSIDPAFSQAGFADVFDYGDGQTPAMLPRFHQFHNEQANCPARGEGLWILTQLARWGYMPFPKNWLEITERVRRPDLFGEACRQLGWPDIEGDRQTFKLMDGMVFTPNDPVSYIKRFSIHRELTVSEIQLQETIANV